From the Leptospira sp. WS60.C2 genome, one window contains:
- a CDS encoding Ig-like domain-containing protein has protein sequence MNQLKRSLMAIVFLLSLSNCYFNPLVNSVLSPQEVEENNSLLGLLGLSGQSLLITGQIREPNGVAGVGLVLVPGKSFAPQSKSTSSGYVTDNGGRFYIPFQTGSIPFTVNKNGSYLFEFSLVVLGPQSIGFTTYGMPPGTEILGLGTVGPNEQGNFFELVQAYFINGSQLSLHQTNFGITPSTIYLEFNEPPASVETDIITWMQNYVVFTPAPIAGYTTVTVSGNQIIMSGCEQLTSNTQHTIDFTSNIKSATGKSLSPTKYSFYFSL, from the coding sequence ATGAACCAGCTGAAAAGATCTTTGATGGCAATTGTTTTCCTTTTGAGTCTATCCAACTGCTACTTCAATCCGCTTGTGAATTCGGTCCTTAGCCCTCAAGAAGTAGAAGAGAACAATTCACTCCTTGGACTCTTAGGTCTTTCCGGACAATCCTTACTCATCACAGGTCAAATTAGAGAGCCAAATGGTGTGGCGGGCGTGGGACTTGTTTTAGTTCCTGGCAAATCGTTTGCCCCCCAATCCAAATCGACAAGCTCTGGTTATGTGACCGATAACGGGGGAAGATTTTATATCCCATTCCAAACAGGATCCATTCCATTTACTGTGAACAAAAATGGATCTTATTTATTCGAATTTTCTCTAGTAGTTCTAGGCCCTCAAAGCATCGGTTTCACAACGTACGGTATGCCTCCTGGTACGGAAATTCTAGGACTCGGGACGGTTGGTCCAAATGAGCAAGGAAACTTTTTTGAATTGGTTCAAGCCTATTTTATCAATGGATCCCAGCTGTCATTACACCAAACAAATTTTGGAATTACACCATCAACGATCTATTTAGAATTTAACGAGCCACCTGCATCGGTAGAAACAGATATAATTACTTGGATGCAAAACTACGTTGTGTTTACACCAGCTCCTATAGCTGGATATACGACTGTGACTGTTTCAGGAAATCAAATCATAATGAGTGGATGTGAACAGCTAACATCAAATACTCAACATACGATTGATTTTACTTCAAATATAAAGTCTGCAACGGGTAAATCACTTAGTCCAACGAAATACAGCTTTTACTTTTCGCTGTAA